One uncultured Fretibacterium sp. DNA window includes the following coding sequences:
- a CDS encoding lysophospholipid acyltransferase family protein, translating to MKPNPLFYWLVRNTFRILLRVYNRCSVRWLEDLDPDERVVVACNHASNLDPLVVGSFFPRRLRYFAKEELFRSWFLGTSIRALGAVPVSRADNVSAAGALKGFMKLYREGSDILIFPEGGRSPDGRLQPLEAGVALISARERAPILPAFIHGSFDAMPTGSRFVRPSKIVLTFGRTLRFPAEVYESRGGRDVIMGALTDAMRALESASA from the coding sequence GTGAAGCCCAATCCGCTCTTCTACTGGCTGGTCCGGAATACCTTCCGTATCCTCCTGAGGGTTTACAATCGCTGTTCCGTCCGTTGGCTGGAGGACCTCGACCCGGACGAGAGGGTGGTCGTGGCCTGCAACCATGCCAGCAACCTCGATCCCCTTGTCGTGGGGTCGTTTTTTCCGAGGCGCCTCCGCTACTTCGCCAAGGAGGAGCTCTTCCGCTCGTGGTTCCTGGGAACCTCCATCCGTGCCCTCGGCGCCGTTCCCGTCTCCCGGGCGGACAACGTCTCGGCCGCGGGCGCCCTGAAGGGGTTCATGAAGCTCTACCGCGAGGGAAGCGACATCCTGATCTTTCCCGAGGGAGGGCGTTCTCCGGACGGACGCCTTCAGCCCCTGGAGGCTGGCGTCGCCCTGATCTCCGCCAGGGAGCGCGCTCCGATCCTGCCGGCCTTCATCCACGGCAGCTTCGACGCCATGCCCACGGGCTCCCGTTTCGTCCGCCCGTCGAAGATCGTCCTGACCTTCGGGCGGACTCTGCGCTTCCCCGCGGAGGTCTATGAGAGCAGGGGCGGCAGGGACGTCATTATGGGAGCGCTGACGGACGCCATGAGGGCCCTTGAGTCGGCGTCGGCCTGA
- the cmk gene encoding (d)CMP kinase gives MSFVVAIDGPAGAGKSSVAKRLARRLSVRYLDTGAIYRAIALDLDRKGIPPDNTADLREALRGISIELREGGVLLDGEDVSAAIRTPHVDGIVSAYSALGCVREALLDLQRGQRQYGSLVVEGRDVGSVVFPDAPLKFFMTASPEARARRRCLELQRRGEPVPFEEVLSQIRARDRLDSTREIAPLTRPDDAVLVDTSEMTEDEVLEYLERRVRDALESEGREEAP, from the coding sequence GTGTCCTTCGTCGTCGCCATCGACGGACCGGCCGGGGCGGGGAAGAGCTCGGTCGCGAAACGGCTGGCACGCCGGCTCTCCGTCCGCTACCTCGATACCGGGGCGATCTATCGCGCCATAGCCCTCGACCTGGACCGAAAGGGCATCCCTCCGGACAACACGGCGGACCTGCGGGAGGCTCTGAGGGGAATCTCCATCGAGCTGAGGGAGGGAGGCGTCCTCCTGGACGGCGAGGACGTGAGCGCCGCGATCCGCACGCCTCATGTGGACGGGATCGTCTCGGCCTATTCGGCCCTGGGGTGCGTCCGGGAGGCGCTGTTGGATCTCCAGCGAGGACAGAGACAATATGGTTCCTTGGTCGTAGAGGGGCGTGACGTGGGAAGCGTGGTTTTTCCCGATGCGCCCCTGAAATTTTTCATGACGGCCTCGCCGGAGGCCCGGGCCCGCCGCCGCTGCCTCGAGCTGCAGCGAAGGGGGGAGCCCGTGCCCTTCGAGGAGGTCCTGTCCCAGATACGCGCGCGGGACCGTCTCGACAGCACCCGGGAGATAGCCCCGCTGACGCGGCCCGACGATGCCGTCCTCGTCGACACCTCGGAGATGACGGAGGATGAGGTCCTGGAATATCTGGAGCGCCGCGTCCGGGACGCGCTGGAGTCGGAGGGGAGGGAGGAAGCCCCGTGA
- a CDS encoding HDOD domain-containing protein, whose translation MSEIDERSRELIKTRIINKMKEIKSFPQFVVETLRKLNDPTSSASDVAQSLSRDEGLVLRILKLANSAAYGMTRHMSSISEAIALLGYKTVSNIVLAATVYSVMDKGLSGYALDRGELWRHSLTVAYASRYIAEVTKKVSPEEAYVGGLLHDIGKVVLNDYVRFGYGIIVKMVEEEQIPFTEAELRVLGFDHAMVGEILVERWDLPKGYQCAVAYHHRPNELPEEFAEFQPLLDVVSVANSMCLMLGIGIGADSMQNYMFPEPLERLGITNFEGLMSDLVDFASKATEEMADMRGF comes from the coding sequence GTGAGTGAAATCGACGAGCGTTCAAGGGAACTGATCAAGACACGTATCATCAACAAAATGAAGGAGATAAAATCCTTCCCTCAATTTGTGGTGGAGACGCTGCGAAAGCTCAACGACCCTACCAGCAGCGCGTCGGACGTCGCTCAAAGCCTCTCCCGTGACGAAGGGTTGGTTCTGCGCATCCTGAAGCTGGCGAACTCCGCCGCCTACGGGATGACCCGCCATATGTCGAGCATCTCCGAGGCGATAGCGCTCCTGGGCTACAAGACCGTCAGCAACATCGTCCTGGCGGCGACGGTGTACTCCGTCATGGACAAGGGGCTCTCGGGCTACGCCCTGGACCGCGGGGAGCTGTGGCGCCACTCCCTGACCGTGGCCTACGCCTCCCGCTACATCGCTGAGGTCACGAAAAAGGTCTCCCCCGAGGAGGCCTATGTCGGAGGGCTTCTTCACGATATCGGAAAGGTCGTCCTCAACGACTACGTGCGCTTTGGATACGGCATCATCGTCAAGATGGTCGAGGAGGAACAGATCCCGTTTACGGAGGCGGAGCTCCGAGTGCTGGGGTTCGACCACGCCATGGTGGGGGAGATCCTGGTGGAGCGATGGGACCTTCCCAAGGGATACCAGTGCGCCGTCGCCTATCATCACAGGCCAAACGAGCTCCCGGAGGAGTTTGCGGAGTTCCAGCCGCTGCTGGACGTCGTCAGCGTGGCCAACTCCATGTGCCTGATGCTGGGGATCGGCATCGGGGCGGACAGCATGCAGAACTACATGTTCCCCGAACCGCTGGAGCGGCTGGGCATCACGAACTTCGAGGGCCTGATGTCGGATCTCGTGGACTTTGCGAGCAAGGCCACGGAGGAGATGGCGGACATGCGGGGGTTCTGA
- a CDS encoding pseudouridine synthase: protein MRLNAFLAACGVTSRRKAEAVILEGRVRVNGRIVLLPYLEVDPEKDDVRCDGRRAVPSAHVYVAMNKPVGVVCAVTDKYDPVVVDLLPERLRRERIYPAGRLDRESEGLLILTNDGSFAQSILHPSRGVTKEYEVLLNIEINERQAERWRNGFEIQGRHVRPIDLSALDREPQGRWLRVVIGEGLKREVRTMANLAGFSVRALIRRRVGRMVLENLRVGEFVELSFSELYTKIFKGGAV from the coding sequence GTGCGTCTTAACGCTTTTTTGGCGGCGTGCGGCGTGACCTCGCGGCGCAAGGCCGAGGCCGTGATCCTCGAGGGGCGGGTCCGGGTCAACGGCAGGATCGTCCTGCTTCCCTACCTCGAGGTCGACCCGGAAAAGGACGACGTGCGGTGCGACGGCCGCAGGGCGGTTCCGTCCGCGCACGTCTATGTGGCGATGAACAAGCCGGTTGGGGTGGTCTGCGCCGTGACGGACAAATACGACCCCGTCGTGGTGGACCTCCTGCCCGAGCGGCTGCGCCGGGAGCGTATCTACCCGGCGGGGCGCCTCGACCGGGAGAGCGAGGGGCTGCTGATCCTCACGAACGACGGCTCCTTTGCCCAGAGCATCCTGCATCCGTCCAGGGGCGTGACCAAGGAGTACGAGGTGCTGCTCAACATCGAGATCAACGAGCGGCAGGCGGAGCGCTGGAGAAACGGGTTCGAGATCCAGGGACGCCATGTCCGGCCCATCGACCTCTCCGCCCTGGACAGGGAACCGCAGGGGCGATGGCTTCGCGTCGTCATTGGAGAGGGGCTTAAGCGCGAGGTTCGGACGATGGCGAATCTGGCCGGCTTTTCGGTTCGGGCACTGATCCGCCGCCGCGTCGGACGGATGGTTCTGGAAAATCTTCGCGTCGGCGAGTTCGTGGAATTGTCTTTTTCCGAACTCTACACTAAAATATTTAAAGGTGGCGCAGTATAG